The genomic window CACTTGAGGCCCGCCTCGAATGTCGGCTTGCCCACCGCGTCGAGGATCAAATCGGCGCCGCGCCCGCCCGTCAGGCGCATCGTCTCGGCGGCGAAATCCGAGCTTTCGTAGTTGATCACATCGTCGGCGCCGTACTCCTTGACCAGCGCGGCCTTGGAATCGCTCGACACCGTGCCGATTACGCGGGCGCCGGCCGCCTTGGCGATCTGCACCGCGACGATTCCGACGCCGCCCGCAGCCGAGTGCACCACCACGGTCTGCCCGGGAGTCGTCTGATGCGAGGTGTGCAGGATGTGCCACGCGGTCAGCACCTGGATCGGAAAGGCGGCGCCCTCCTCGAAACTGATGAAGTCGGGTAGCGGGAGCGTCTGCGACGGGCGAATCAGGCAGTACTCGGCGTAGGCCTTGAGCGTGATCGAAGTCACGCGCATCCCGGGCTTCAGGTCCGTAACGTCGGGCGCGACCTCCTCGATCACTCCGGCCGCTTCCATTCCCGGCGTATCGGGCAGCCGCGGCTTGATCATGTACTCGCCGCGGATGAAGAAAGTGTCGGCAAAGTTGATTCCGGCGGCATGCACCTTGACCAGTGCGGTGCCGGGCATGAGTTGCGGTTTGGGCAGGTCGGCGTACTTGAGCACACTCGGGTCGCCGGTCTGTTCAAAGACAATCGCTTTCACCTGATGCGCTCCTTTCGAACCATCTGTTGACACCGCTGTCGGTTAATTCTCTTGGAGCAAATCGGGTTCCGTGTTGCAACCGCGACTGCGCTTGCGTCATGCGATATGATTGATTGACGGGCGGCGTTGGGGGCCGTCCTTGCGCAAAAGGAGGGCGAAGGAACTGGCGATACTCGAACTGGTCATGTTTGACGCCGACGGCGTCTTGTTTGAATCGGCGGAGTCCAACGTCGCGTACTACAACGCGATTTTTTCCGCGATCGGCGAGCCACCGCTCAACCTCGAGGAGGAGCGCACGTGCATTTTCATGGCCGCGATGACGGTCTTCGAGCTGCGCGCGCGCGAGGACGCGGCGATGCTTGCGCGGATGCGCGAGGTCGCGCGCACGATCGACTTCACGCCTTTCTTTGCGTTGCTGAAGCCTCCGTTGGAATTGCGGCCGTTCCTGCTCGATCTCAAGCGCCGCTACCGGGTCGCGCTCGCGACCAATCGCTCGGCCACCACGCACGGATTGATCGAGCATCTCGGGCTGGGAGGCGTATTCGACGCGGTGGCGAGCGCGTTCGACAAGGTCCGTCCCAAGCCCGCACCCGACATCGTGCGTCTATGCCTTGAGCGCGCGGGAGTCGCGCCCGCACGCGCCGTGTACGTCGGCGACAGCCAGATCGACGCCGAAGCGGCGAGCGGCGCCGGAGCGCACTTTCTCGGCGTCGGCACGCGCGTGGAGCATCCGCAGCGCGTGGCGGGACTGGCCGAGGTGCCGACCGCGTTGCGGCGGATGTTCGACGAATCGTAGCTGTGCGGCCGCGCGGCCGCCTGGCCGGGTGCGTTGCACGCCTCGGTTCAGGCTTTTGGCGGTTCCTCCGCAAGCCATTTGTAGAGCGAACCGCCGAAAATCGCACCGGCGATCGGCGCCACCCAGAAGAGCCATAGCTGCTCGATTGCCCATCCGCCGACGAAGATCGCAGGCCCCGTGCTGCGCGCGGGGTTAACCGACGTATTGGTCACCGGGATGCTGATGAGATGGATCAGCGTCAGCACAAGTCCGATCGGGATCGGCGCGAAGCCGGCGGGCACGCGCGAGTCCGTCGCTCCCATGATCACGAACAGGAAGATCGTGGTCATCACGACCTCGCAGACGAGTGCCGAGGGCAGGGCGTAGCCGCCAGGCGAGTGCGCGCCATAGCCATTGGCGGCGAAACCGCCGGCCAGGCTGAAGCCGGGTGCGCCGCTGGCGATAACGTAAAGCACGGCGGCGGCAAGGATTCCGCCGAGCACTTGCGCGGCGACATAGGGCGCGAGTTCGTTACCCGGAAAACGTCCGCCGGCCCATAACCCGAAGCTCACGGCGGGATTGATGTGGCATCCGGAGATATGGCCGATCGCATAGGCCATCGTTAGCAGCGTAAGGCCGAAAGCGAGCGCCACTCCGGCGAAGCCGATCCCGAGATGGGGAAACCCGGCGGCCAGCACGGCGCTGCCGCAACCTCCCAGTACCAGCCAAAACGTTCCGATGAATTCAGCTCCAGCGCGCCGCCCGATGCTCATCGCCATGGGTTCTCCTCCAGCCTTATTTTGAGACAGTGACCAAGCCTAGAGGTTTGGCGGCTCTATGTCTGCCAGAAACTTTTATCCGGGTATGAAACCTGGCAGCGAATAATGCCACCCAACGCGGCGCAAACTGAAAGCGCCGCTTTAAGTAACTCCGATAGAACCGAAAGTGCAGCTTTAAGTTTGCTGACACTTCATTAAGTTTGCTGGTTTTGGATCGTCGGTCTGGGATCCCGCAGGCGATCACAGCCCGAGGTCGGCGCGCAGGCGAGTCAGCGTGTCGATAACGACATACATTATCGCCTTCGCCGACTTGATGAAGTCGTTGACGCTCGCGACGCCCATTCCGCCCAGCCCTTCCTTGTACTCGGCGGGGCAGCCGCGCGGCGGCCATGGATAGCCGATCCGCGCGCAAGGGATACCGAGGCGGCGAATTAGCGCGCCGTCGGTCTGGCCGCCCATTTTGGGCGCTTCGCCGTGCGGATGGCCCTCGACGCGCTCCCATCCGCGATAGCTCGATTGCACGATCCAGTTCTGCGGATCGGTGGCGCCGCCGGGGCACGCGCCGAACATCTCCCAGTCGAATTCGATCTCAGGATGGCGTTCGTGGATCGAGCGCATCGCTTCGGCGAACTGCGCTTTCACTTCGCCCGGAGAAGTGCGCGGATTGCATCGCACGTCGAGATAGATTTCCGTCGTGGCCGACGGAAACGCC from Candidatus Binataceae bacterium includes these protein-coding regions:
- a CDS encoding quinone oxidoreductase is translated as MKAIVFEQTGDPSVLKYADLPKPQLMPGTALVKVHAAGINFADTFFIRGEYMIKPRLPDTPGMEAAGVIEEVAPDVTDLKPGMRVTSITLKAYAEYCLIRPSQTLPLPDFISFEEGAAFPIQVLTAWHILHTSHQTTPGQTVVVHSAAGGVGIVAVQIAKAAGARVIGTVSSDSKAALVKEYGADDVINYESSDFAAETMRLTGGRGADLILDAVGKPTFEAGLKCLAPFGHLLLYGRAGGAPDPLNVFRLFEKATKVSGFVLPVVVGMPAVMREGIEKSFALMREGKLKLLVGKSFPLAQATEALRLLQSRQSVGKLVLVP
- a CDS encoding HAD family hydrolase, which produces MRKRRAKELAILELVMFDADGVLFESAESNVAYYNAIFSAIGEPPLNLEEERTCIFMAAMTVFELRAREDAAMLARMREVARTIDFTPFFALLKPPLELRPFLLDLKRRYRVALATNRSATTHGLIEHLGLGGVFDAVASAFDKVRPKPAPDIVRLCLERAGVAPARAVYVGDSQIDAEAASGAGAHFLGVGTRVEHPQRVAGLAEVPTALRRMFDES
- the aqpZ gene encoding aquaporin Z, translated to MSIGRRAGAEFIGTFWLVLGGCGSAVLAAGFPHLGIGFAGVALAFGLTLLTMAYAIGHISGCHINPAVSFGLWAGGRFPGNELAPYVAAQVLGGILAAAVLYVIASGAPGFSLAGGFAANGYGAHSPGGYALPSALVCEVVMTTIFLFVIMGATDSRVPAGFAPIPIGLVLTLIHLISIPVTNTSVNPARSTGPAIFVGGWAIEQLWLFWVAPIAGAIFGGSLYKWLAEEPPKA